One part of the Rutidosis leptorrhynchoides isolate AG116_Rl617_1_P2 chromosome 1, CSIRO_AGI_Rlap_v1, whole genome shotgun sequence genome encodes these proteins:
- the LOC139862183 gene encoding uncharacterized protein: MVKYILSSLPLYFFSLFRSPSRIINILESLRRKFFWGGTGSSKKVCWVKWDRALLPYKMGGLNIGFLSAKNLFLIGKWWWRFKTKPNSFWAKIIKSVYGTDGGLGDAISRSRLYQLEINKHASIAGRILHSGSHSIGNWQWFRPPRGRAIDDLDNLNQLIAFVFLSDIYDTWKWSLDNTGKFTTKALSLLIDEKKILADSAANSETIRNKALPQKVDIFICRALMGRIPTRIKLDKHPISIRCFVRFVTKMPNQWFIF; encoded by the exons ATGGTGAAATATATCCTTAGTAGTTTACCTCTttactttttctctctttttcgcTCACCATCTCGTATCATTAATATACTTGAATCTTTACGTAGGAAATTTTTCTGGGGAGGAACTGGTTCTAGTAAAAAAGTATGTTGGGTTAAATGGGATCGGGCATTATTACCATACAAAATGGGTGGTTTAAATATTGGCTTTCTTTCAGCTAAAAACCTTTTTTTAATCGGGAAATGGTGGTGGCGCTTTAAAACAAAACCTAATTCTTTTTGGGCTAAAATAATTAAAAGTGTATATGGTACGGATGGTGGTCTTGGAGATGCAATTTCACGCAG CAGATTATACCAGCTAGAAATCAACAAGCACGCATCAATCGCAGGCAGAATACTTCATTCAGGGTCTCATTCCATCGGAAATTGGCAATGGTTCAGACCTCCTCGAGGTCGAGCCATAGATGATCTTGATAATCTTAATCAGCTTATTGCTTTTGTTTTCTTGTCAGACATATATGATACATGGAAATGGAGCTTGGATAATACTGGGAAATTCACGACCAAAGCTCTGTCGCTGCTGATTGATGAAAAAAAAATACTTGCGGACTCTGCAGCAAACTCTGAAACCATACGTAATAAAGCACTCCCCCAGAAGGTTGATATTTTCATCTGTAGGGCACTTATGGGGAGAATTCCGACTAGAATCAAATTAGATAAACATCCGATCTCGATACGGTGCTTTGTCCGCTTTGTAACAAAAATGCCGAATCAGTGGTTCATATTTTGA
- the LOC139859138 gene encoding electron transfer flavoprotein subunit beta, mitochondrial: protein MKIMVAIKRVVDYAVKIRVKSDKSGVETTNVKMSMNPFCEIALEEALKLKESGFGSEVIAVSMGPVQCVDTLRTGLAMGADRAIHVDTPPTLNPLSVAKILKALVHLENPGLLILGKQAIDDDCNQTGQMVAGLLNWPQGTFASKVVLDKEKKVATVDREVDGGLETLCLDLPAVITTDLRLNQPRYATLPNIMKAKSKPIKKMTPQELNVELRSDMEVIQVTEPPKRKAGVVLSSVDELIDKLKNEAHVI from the exons ATGAAGATCATGGTTGCAATCAAGCGAGTAGTTGACTACGCTGTCAAAATCCGTGTTAAATCCGACAAG AGTGGAGTAGAGACTACAAACGTGAAGATGTCAATGAACCCGTTTTGTGAAATAGCACTTGAAGAAGCACTTAAATTAAAAGAATCTGGATTTGGTTCAGAAGTGATTGCTGTTAGTATGGGTCCGGTTCAATGTGTTGACACACTTCGAACCGGTTTAGCTATGGGTGCGGACCGGGCTATTCATGTTGATACTCCACCTACACTTAACCCACTTTCAGTTGCAAAGATTCTTAAAGCCTTAGTTCATCTTGAGAACCCTGGTCTTCTTATTCTTGGCAAACAG GCAATTGATGATGATTGCAATCAAACAGGGCAAATGGTTGCAGGGCTTCTAAACTGGCCTCAAGGGACCTTTGCTTCCAAG GTTGTTCTGGACAAAGAGAAGAAAGTAGCAACAGTTGACAGAGAGGTTGATGGTGGCCTTGAAACTTTGTGTTTAGATCTGCCTGCCGTTATCAC CACGGATCTAAGGCTAAACCAGCCAAGGTATGCAACACTACCCAATATAATGAAGGCGAAATCAAAACCAATCAAGAAAATGACCCCACAGGAGTTGAATGTAGAACTAAGATCTGATATGGAGGTTATTCAAGTGACAGAGCCCCCAAAAAGAAAGGCAGGGGTCGTACTTTCTTCAGTTGATGAATTAATCGACAAGCTTAAAAACGAGGCCCATGTAATCTAA